One genomic window of Chitinophagaceae bacterium includes the following:
- a CDS encoding trypsin-like peptidase domain-containing protein has translation MNKMMIIVLLLLTFCSPSFSQFKPEVAEKSLVKVMVTGGTKMGVCSGFMWKKKSWVVTSLHAMKVGGKVQVVYSGDNIREAKVIKVYQPGDLVLLETTIDANPVSNTLIPLTTYHQGEVAFAEKIYAIGYNGGSKGDQTQALEKGHANPETLEFLVRPEDKTQLSALGFPSMKLPIYFLSGSLLPGFSGSPVFNTKNELIGIGDGGLERGLMNVSWCIPASNLDALEASTVAALPANLGNASQLYSAEVLIDVKPEKAIPVSPSGNGGEDPAANPVMAAPDHLNDGYNSYAYGNYDFFQTKTRSFAEMQRTSIDPKNMESFAADFKASNLNIDYDVLDFDIYQDINNGFMLALPSGTSLKYDKDYEVFSVDLADFPNGEYFDLFYYMVDHQGDPVNEVIGNINDDFDNDVKGLMIDPRYTKSYQINDEWRIDYVLLNGNQSYEDENLGQVSTSFYLNVISNDKVAFYSLAVCYLPENRKDINAAFSSGIDCITNYDANAVCCDYFESLMQIVVAAHLTTLASLY, from the coding sequence ATGAATAAGATGATGATAATTGTATTGCTGCTGCTGACTTTCTGTTCACCTTCATTTTCACAGTTCAAACCGGAAGTAGCCGAAAAATCTCTTGTGAAAGTGATGGTAACGGGTGGAACCAAAATGGGTGTTTGCAGCGGATTTATGTGGAAGAAGAAGTCGTGGGTGGTTACATCGCTACACGCCATGAAAGTGGGAGGAAAGGTGCAGGTTGTTTATTCCGGTGATAACATCAGGGAAGCGAAAGTGATTAAGGTTTATCAGCCGGGCGATTTAGTATTGCTTGAAACGACTATTGATGCGAATCCTGTTTCCAATACACTGATTCCGTTAACCACTTATCACCAGGGGGAAGTGGCTTTCGCAGAAAAAATTTATGCAATTGGTTATAATGGCGGTTCAAAAGGAGATCAGACGCAGGCATTGGAAAAAGGGCATGCTAATCCGGAGACGCTTGAATTCCTGGTAAGGCCTGAAGACAAAACACAACTGAGTGCATTGGGATTTCCTTCCATGAAATTGCCGATTTATTTTTTGAGCGGAAGTTTGTTACCCGGATTTTCGGGTTCACCTGTTTTCAATACAAAGAATGAACTCATCGGCATTGGTGATGGCGGCTTAGAACGCGGATTGATGAATGTAAGCTGGTGCATTCCGGCGAGCAATCTTGATGCATTGGAAGCATCGACTGTAGCTGCTTTGCCGGCAAATCTTGGTAACGCGTCACAACTTTATTCAGCAGAAGTGTTGATAGATGTGAAGCCTGAAAAGGCAATACCTGTGAGTCCTTCCGGTAATGGGGGAGAAGATCCCGCTGCAAATCCGGTAATGGCTGCTCCGGACCATCTTAATGATGGCTACAACTCTTACGCGTATGGCAATTATGATTTCTTTCAAACCAAAACGCGCTCATTTGCCGAGATGCAAAGAACTTCCATTGATCCAAAAAATATGGAAAGTTTTGCCGCGGATTTTAAAGCAAGCAATCTTAATATTGATTATGATGTACTGGATTTTGATATTTACCAGGATATTAATAACGGATTCATGTTGGCGTTGCCTTCCGGAACAAGTTTGAAATATGATAAAGATTATGAAGTATTCAGTGTTGACCTGGCAGATTTTCCGAATGGTGAATATTTTGATTTGTTTTATTACATGGTGGATCACCAGGGCGATCCTGTGAATGAAGTGATTGGTAATATCAATGACGATTTTGATAATGATGTTAAAGGATTAATGATAGATCCCAGGTATACAAAATCGTATCAGATCAACGATGAGTGGAGAATTGATTATGTGTTGCTTAATGGCAACCAAAGTTATGAAGATGAAAACCTGGGACAGGTTTCCACGAGTTTTTACCTGAATGTGATTTCAAATGACAAGGTGGCTTTTTACTCGCTCGCTGTATGTTATCTGCCTGAAAACCGAAAGGATATAAACGCTGCTTTTAGCAGCGGAATTGATTGCATAACCAATTATGATGCGAATGCTGTCTGCTGCGATTACTTTGAATCGCTGATGCAGATTGTTGTTGCGGCACATCTTACTACATTGGCTTCTCTTTATTGA